The nucleotide sequence CGAAGCGCTTCACATCCGGCTTGTCTTCAAGACGCACGGTGCGAGTCTCGTCGCCCATGTCGACCTTGACGTCATAACCCACCACCTTGTCGCTGGCATCCTGCACTGTCTCGCAGCGCTGCTCGGTCGTGGTGTAGGTATCGCCCTTCTTCATCTGTCCCTGGATCTGATTGCCGGCATAGCCGCCACCCACGGCACCCGCGGCGGTCAATACCTTCTTGCCGTTGCCACCGCCGAATTGATTGCCCACCACGCCTCCGACGATCGCACCGACGGCAGTGCCGACGACATTGTGGGTATCCTTGCTGGGCGCCTGATGGGTCACGGTCTCGTTGTGGCATACCTGACGCGGGGTGGTCACGGTTTCCGTCACCGCATCCACCGCCACGATATCGGCGTATTCAGGGCCTGAGTTGCTGGCCGTATAGCTGCCGATCGCCACTCCACCACCAATGCCCAGTGCAGCAACGATCGCGCCAATCAGGATGGACTTGTTCATGCGTGTTCTCCTCACCGAATAGTGTTGCAGCCTGGCTCGTCGGCCAGTCAGCCATGCCCCTGGATAACACTTGAGGGGCGTGCCGCTGCGTTCGGAGAGTAATCTAA is from Cobetia marina and encodes:
- a CDS encoding glycine zipper 2TM domain-containing protein encodes the protein MNKSILIGAIVAALGIGGGVAIGSYTASNSGPEYADIVAVDAVTETVTTPRQVCHNETVTHQAPSKDTHNVVGTAVGAIVGGVVGNQFGGGNGKKVLTAAGAVGGGYAGNQIQGQMKKGDTYTTTEQRCETVQDASDKVVGYDVKVDMGDETRTVRLEDKPDVKRFEIRDGELVLPQQG